In the genome of Flavobacterium panacagri, one region contains:
- a CDS encoding geranylgeranylglycerol-phosphate geranylgeranyltransferase translates to MLSRQHKLLIMKIVSLFSVVRGYNIPIIILAQYLSAIFILAPEIRALDILLDFYLFLIVFASAVTIASGYIINNFYDSQKDLINRPNKSMLDRLVSQKTKLNVYFSLNFLAVLMASIVSWRAFLFFSAYIFMIWFYSHKIKKYPIIGNLMSALLAVTPFFAILLYFYNKVSFEEIENHMSHFVVISAHAVFLFLLLLIREMIKDLENLKGDLVSDYRTIPVLYGEKISKQIITVLTLLTILPVYILVNIYDVGYMDIYFYVCFGVLLFFLIYLWKSDSKEQYLRLHNVLKFLIVSGVCCIVLINPSVLWHGRELISNY, encoded by the coding sequence ATGCTGAGCAGACAACATAAACTTTTAATAATGAAAATTGTCAGTTTGTTTTCTGTTGTCAGAGGTTACAATATTCCAATTATCATTTTAGCACAATATCTGTCTGCTATTTTTATTCTTGCTCCGGAAATCAGAGCGTTGGATATTCTGCTTGATTTTTATTTGTTTCTTATTGTTTTCGCTTCAGCTGTTACAATTGCTTCCGGTTATATTATCAATAATTTTTATGATAGCCAGAAAGACTTAATAAACAGACCCAACAAATCAATGCTGGATCGCTTGGTTAGTCAAAAAACAAAATTGAATGTTTATTTCAGTTTAAATTTTCTTGCTGTTTTAATGGCTTCTATAGTGTCTTGGCGCGCTTTTTTATTCTTTTCTGCCTATATTTTCATGATTTGGTTTTATTCGCATAAAATAAAAAAGTATCCAATAATCGGAAATCTAATGTCGGCATTACTTGCTGTTACGCCATTTTTTGCCATTTTATTGTATTTCTATAATAAGGTTTCATTTGAAGAAATTGAGAACCACATGAGTCATTTTGTAGTGATTTCGGCGCATGCCGTTTTCTTGTTTCTACTTTTATTGATTCGTGAAATGATAAAAGATCTCGAAAATCTAAAAGGTGATTTGGTAAGCGATTATAGAACAATTCCAGTTTTGTATGGCGAAAAAATCTCAAAGCAAATTATAACTGTTTTAACACTGCTGACTATTTTGCCTGTTTATATTTTGGTAAACATTTACGATGTGGGTTATATGGACATTTACTTTTATGTCTGTTTTGGAGTTTTACTTTTCTTCTTGATTTATTTATGGAAGTCTGATTCTAAAGAGCAATACTTAAGACTTCATAATGTTTTGAAATTCCTTATTGTCTCTGGTGTCTGCTGTATAGTTCTGATTAATCCGAGTGTTTTGTGGCATGGAAGGGAATTGATTTCTAATTACTAA
- a CDS encoding DUF502 domain-containing protein translates to MKSIFKIIKATFLGGILFLAPLVVLLVILEKGYGIIQKVTLPLVSNLPKVHVLGVALQELIGILIIILICFIAGLLARTPKAQELIRKLEDGILSFVPGYSFMKSMNENIMGIESKEDLKVILVPTDAGLQFAFLIEQIDDNNFTVFVPDAPNPWSGSVVFVEKKDIKEIDMTQKQALACIRKLGFGSKELLKNKL, encoded by the coding sequence ATGAAAAGTATTTTTAAAATAATCAAAGCAACTTTTTTAGGAGGAATTCTTTTTCTGGCACCTTTAGTGGTATTGCTTGTGATTCTGGAAAAAGGATACGGCATTATTCAAAAAGTCACATTGCCTCTTGTAAGCAATTTACCAAAAGTACATGTTTTAGGAGTTGCGCTTCAAGAACTTATTGGAATACTCATTATTATTCTTATATGTTTTATTGCTGGTTTACTGGCAAGAACTCCTAAAGCACAAGAACTTATCCGGAAACTAGAAGATGGAATTTTAAGTTTTGTTCCAGGATATTCATTTATGAAAAGCATGAATGAAAACATTATGGGAATTGAATCTAAAGAAGATTTAAAAGTAATTCTCGTTCCTACCGATGCAGGCTTACAGTTTGCTTTTTTAATTGAGCAAATAGATGATAATAACTTCACTGTTTTTGTTCCAGATGCTCCAAATCCGTGGAGCGGTTCTGTAGTTTTTGTGGAAAAAAAAGATATCAAAGAAATTGATATGACTCAAAAACAAGCCTTGGCCTGTATTCGAAAATTAGGCTTTGGCTCTAAAGAATTGTTAAAAAATAAACTCTAA
- a CDS encoding DUF456 domain-containing protein → MDLLLVLLGFICVIVGIFGSFIPVLPGLSSCWIGLLLLYLTKAVENNYWVLAITFILMIIITILDYIIPAKGTKKFGGSSYGVWGTNIGLIVGILAPIPFGVIIGPFLGALIGELLYDSRNHKRAIKAATGSLIGFLASSFVNFLFSIIYLGIFLTVLWQNRALIF, encoded by the coding sequence ATGGATTTACTTTTAGTACTACTAGGTTTTATATGTGTAATCGTTGGGATTTTCGGGAGTTTTATTCCTGTTTTGCCAGGATTATCAAGCTGTTGGATTGGACTATTGCTTTTATATCTTACTAAGGCAGTCGAAAATAATTATTGGGTTTTAGCAATCACTTTTATTTTAATGATTATCATAACTATTTTAGATTATATAATTCCAGCAAAAGGGACTAAGAAATTTGGTGGAAGTTCCTATGGAGTCTGGGGAACCAACATTGGTTTAATTGTTGGAATTCTAGCCCCAATTCCATTTGGTGTTATCATTGGGCCATTTCTAGGAGCGCTTATCGGCGAGTTATTATACGATTCGCGAAATCATAAAAGAGCCATAAAGGCCGCAACAGGCTCTCTTATTGGATTTTTGGCTTCTAGTTTTGTCAATTTCCTTTTTTCGATAATTTACCTTGGTATTTTTCTTACCGTTCTATGGCAGAATCGCGCACTAATTTTCTAA
- a CDS encoding glycosyltransferase family 2 protein — protein sequence MIFVLSGILILYVISISLLIYGFFKIKKYQKTDLKPKTSFTIIVPFRNEKENLPNLLNSISKLNYPTDLFEVILVDDSSKEEFQVSSFKFQVSIIENVRVSKSPKKDAITTAMQQVKTDWVITTDADCIVPQNWLLTYDNYMQQHKASMLAGAVSYQCKNSFLDHFQQLDLTSLQGATIGSFGIKKGFMCNGANFAYTKSLFEDLNGFEGNNKIASGDDVFLLQKAIEKFPNEVHYLKAKEAIVVTKPTETWKALFYQRVRWAAKTSSYKSTFGKFLGLIVFFGNLTLVVSFFLFLFGILSYPILVLFAFSKFVTDFILLAITNQFLTKTRIKSLLLSSLFYPFFSSFVALYSLFGSYEWKDRRFIK from the coding sequence ATGATTTTTGTTTTATCTGGAATATTGATCCTTTATGTAATTAGTATTAGTTTACTGATTTATGGTTTTTTCAAAATCAAAAAATATCAAAAAACAGATTTAAAACCGAAAACGAGTTTTACGATTATAGTTCCGTTTCGGAATGAAAAAGAAAATCTTCCCAATCTTTTAAATAGTATTTCGAAACTCAATTATCCCACAGATTTATTTGAAGTGATTTTAGTTGATGATTCTTCAAAGGAAGAGTTTCAAGTTTCAAGTTTTAAGTTTCAAGTTTCGATAATTGAGAACGTTCGGGTTTCAAAATCTCCTAAAAAAGATGCGATTACAACAGCAATGCAGCAAGTAAAAACCGATTGGGTAATTACAACAGATGCCGATTGCATTGTTCCTCAAAACTGGCTTTTAACTTACGATAATTACATGCAGCAGCATAAAGCTTCGATGCTTGCTGGAGCAGTTTCATACCAATGCAAGAATTCATTTTTAGATCATTTCCAGCAATTGGATTTAACAAGTCTGCAAGGCGCCACAATTGGAAGTTTTGGAATTAAAAAAGGTTTTATGTGCAATGGAGCTAATTTTGCCTACACAAAATCATTGTTCGAAGATCTAAACGGTTTTGAAGGAAACAATAAAATTGCCAGCGGCGACGACGTTTTTTTACTGCAAAAAGCAATTGAGAAATTTCCAAATGAAGTTCATTATTTAAAAGCGAAGGAAGCCATTGTTGTCACAAAACCAACCGAAACTTGGAAAGCTCTTTTTTACCAGAGAGTACGCTGGGCGGCCAAAACCAGTTCGTATAAAAGCACTTTTGGGAAGTTTTTAGGCTTAATTGTTTTCTTTGGAAATCTAACTTTAGTGGTTAGTTTTTTCTTATTTCTCTTCGGAATTCTAAGTTATCCAATTTTGGTTTTATTTGCTTTTTCTAAGTTTGTAACCGACTTTATTTTATTAGCAATAACCAATCAATTTTTAACTAAAACTCGAATAAAAAGTCTGTTGTTAAGCAGTTTGTTTTATCCGTTTTTTAGTTCATTTGTAGCACTGTATAGTTTGTTTGGTTCTTATGAATGGAAGGATCGACGTTTCATAAAATAA
- a CDS encoding DUF4260 domain-containing protein: MKTVLKLEEVALFVLGIFLFNRLSYDWWWFLVLILAPDLSMIGYAFGNKTGAFLYNLCHHKGIALVIYGIGCYLSMESIQLIGIILFSHSAMDRIFGYGLKYEKGFKYTHLGEIGK, from the coding sequence ATGAAAACAGTCTTAAAACTTGAGGAAGTTGCTTTATTTGTTCTCGGAATATTTCTTTTTAATCGTTTAAGTTATGATTGGTGGTGGTTTCTAGTTCTAATTTTAGCTCCCGATTTGTCTATGATTGGATATGCTTTTGGCAATAAAACCGGTGCATTTTTATACAATCTATGTCATCACAAAGGAATTGCACTTGTAATTTATGGCATCGGATGTTATTTAAGTATGGAAAGTATTCAATTAATAGGAATTATTTTATTTTCGCATTCAGCAATGGATCGAATTTTCGGTTACGGATTGAAATATGAAAAAGGTTTTAAATACACGCATTTAGGTGAAATTGGAAAATAA
- a CDS encoding PH domain-containing protein codes for MKEQFKKFLNEEQDPKAIEKITSKLTDLLMKGEEIGYIAVQKKPAITVFPDSIVVTNKRIIICEPKNLGLSMDFTDYAWDDIASTFVKENILGSEFSFGTKTDLAVTIDYIPKIQARKIYTYAKEQLDLLKNPVNTATPVQEVVEPVYEEEEEAEEVEEIETEEVTSFAEILPAAPVVTETYEPLPTQPTQPAGERRLSDLSKEELFDKLQNYKKLLDNGLIMQGEYDAYKKEILSYM; via the coding sequence ATGAAAGAACAATTTAAAAAATTTCTGAACGAAGAACAAGATCCAAAAGCGATTGAAAAAATCACTTCTAAACTTACAGATTTATTGATGAAAGGTGAAGAAATTGGTTATATCGCAGTACAAAAAAAACCTGCAATTACTGTTTTCCCTGACAGTATTGTAGTAACAAACAAACGTATCATTATCTGTGAACCTAAAAACTTAGGTCTTTCAATGGATTTTACAGATTATGCTTGGGACGATATAGCAAGTACTTTTGTAAAAGAAAATATCTTGGGTTCTGAATTTTCATTTGGCACCAAAACAGATTTAGCGGTTACTATCGATTATATCCCGAAAATTCAAGCTAGAAAAATTTATACTTACGCTAAAGAACAATTGGATTTATTAAAAAATCCTGTTAATACTGCAACTCCTGTTCAGGAAGTTGTTGAGCCAGTATACGAAGAGGAAGAAGAAGCTGAAGAAGTTGAAGAAATAGAAACAGAAGAAGTAACAAGTTTTGCTGAAATCTTACCTGCAGCTCCTGTTGTTACAGAAACTTACGAGCCACTTCCAACGCAGCCAACACAACCGGCTGGAGAACGCAGATTAAGTGATTTATCTAAAGAAGAACTTTTCGACAAATTACAGAACTACAAAAAACTTCTTGATAATGGTTTAATCATGCAGGGAGAATATGATGCTTACAAAAAAGAAATTTTAAGTTATATGTAA
- a CDS encoding pseudouridine synthase — MNNKEGNNKRGGSRPNSSRSNSSKPKPPMAKRAQGPKKVKPEVKAAQEAAAEKLRKQNTPAKRQKASDEIRLNKYISNSGVCSRRDADIYIQSGNVKVNGVPVTEMGYLVKLNDVVNFDGVVLTPEKKEYILLNKPKNFTTALDEGQEYRNVLELVRGATNAKIAPIGRMDKNTTGLLVFTNDNDMIRKFTLPNQKSPKIYQVSLDKNLKYEDLEKIAKGLVLDGHRVFVEEVSYIDNEPKNEVGLKLRTANVKVVRSIFESFDYNVLRIDRVSFAGLTKKNLPRGNWRFLTDQEIINLKNM; from the coding sequence ATGAACAACAAGGAAGGCAATAATAAGAGAGGCGGATCAAGACCAAACAGCTCAAGATCAAACTCTAGTAAGCCAAAACCTCCTATGGCTAAGCGTGCGCAAGGGCCGAAAAAAGTGAAACCTGAAGTTAAGGCAGCGCAGGAAGCAGCAGCTGAAAAATTAAGAAAGCAAAATACTCCAGCAAAGAGACAAAAAGCTTCTGACGAAATTCGTCTGAATAAATACATCTCGAATTCTGGTGTTTGTTCTCGTCGCGATGCTGACATTTATATTCAGTCTGGAAACGTTAAAGTTAACGGTGTTCCTGTAACTGAAATGGGGTATTTGGTAAAATTAAATGATGTGGTCAACTTTGACGGTGTTGTTTTGACTCCTGAAAAGAAAGAATATATTTTATTGAATAAACCTAAAAACTTTACAACCGCGCTTGATGAAGGTCAGGAATATCGTAACGTTCTAGAACTTGTTCGTGGTGCAACCAATGCAAAAATTGCTCCTATTGGAAGAATGGATAAAAATACGACAGGATTATTAGTCTTTACAAACGACAACGATATGATTCGTAAGTTTACGCTTCCAAACCAAAAGTCTCCTAAAATTTATCAGGTTTCTTTAGACAAGAATTTGAAATATGAAGATTTAGAAAAAATTGCCAAAGGTCTTGTTTTGGACGGACACCGCGTTTTTGTTGAAGAAGTAAGCTATATTGATAACGAACCTAAAAATGAGGTTGGTTTAAAATTACGTACTGCAAATGTAAAAGTGGTACGCTCTATTTTTGAGTCTTTTGACTACAATGTATTGCGTATTGACCGTGTATCATTTGCTGGTTTGACTAAAAAGAATCTTCCGAGAGGAAACTGGCGCTTCTTGACCGATCAAGAAATTATCAATTTGAAAAACATGTAA
- a CDS encoding cyclase family protein has translation MIAIIDNKYHIDLSKPIDISIPLTNTDENPIAWYIEKPVIEPVVFGDWIGKVSEGKSSTNFNNIFFNPHGHGTHTECLGHITNDFYSINQSLKQFFFFARLITVEPEKIGDDFVITKESISTSLNVTNTSSTPSVTNEALIIRTLPNQKEKKSRKYSNTNPPYLSEEAAIFIRESEIQHLLIDLPSVDKEHDEGKLLAHKAFWNVKDTVNLNPDARLNATITEMIYVPDDIEDGNYILNLQIASFENDASPSKPILYKITDCRF, from the coding sequence ATGATTGCAATTATTGACAATAAATATCATATCGACTTATCAAAACCCATTGATATCTCTATTCCATTAACTAATACCGATGAAAATCCAATTGCTTGGTATATTGAAAAACCAGTAATTGAACCTGTAGTTTTTGGCGATTGGATTGGAAAAGTTTCGGAAGGAAAATCATCTACCAATTTCAATAATATTTTCTTCAATCCGCATGGGCATGGAACGCACACGGAATGTCTAGGACATATTACAAATGATTTTTACAGCATCAATCAATCGCTTAAACAGTTTTTCTTTTTTGCTAGATTGATTACAGTTGAACCTGAAAAAATTGGGGATGATTTTGTGATTACGAAAGAAAGCATTTCGACTTCGCTCAATGTGACAAATACTTCGAGTACGCCTAGCGTGACAAACGAGGCTTTAATTATAAGAACTCTTCCAAATCAAAAGGAAAAAAAGTCGAGAAAATATTCGAATACCAATCCGCCGTATTTGTCTGAAGAAGCTGCGATTTTCATCCGCGAAAGCGAAATTCAGCATTTATTGATTGATTTGCCAAGTGTGGACAAAGAACATGATGAAGGCAAATTATTGGCACATAAAGCATTTTGGAATGTAAAAGATACAGTAAATCTAAATCCTGACGCAAGATTAAATGCTACAATTACGGAAATGATTTATGTCCCAGACGATATCGAAGATGGAAATTACATCCTAAATCTTCAAATCGCTTCTTTTGAAAACGACGCAAGCCCATCAAAACCAATTCTATATAAAATTACAGATTGTAGATTTTAG
- a CDS encoding DUF4407 domain-containing protein has translation MLKQFFILCSGVDRDLLKDCSEGEQTKYVGIGATVFFTAVMAFLASAYALFTVFDSIYPALIFGFVWSLLIFNLDRFIVSTIKKRDRFLDEFLQATPRIILAVIIAIVISKPLEIKIFEKEINTVLLKEKNEMELANKKQIGTYFKTDLDKNKAEIAALKADIVKKEKEVNDLYSVYITEAEGTTGTKKLGKGPVYKEKREKHDAALKEFETLKKTNEAKIAEKEKAGVQLQADLDKKVSQTQPIIEGFDGLMARINALNKLPWLPSFFIMLLFLAIETSPIIAKLLAPKGEFDFKQEEAETAMKATLEQNKYQRELLVKTSAEMHDRVYADIAEDKGLFDLQRKNAKELLELQSHKFVEKQKATL, from the coding sequence ATGTTAAAACAATTTTTTATCCTATGTTCAGGAGTCGACCGTGATCTCTTGAAAGACTGCTCAGAAGGCGAACAAACCAAATATGTTGGAATTGGAGCCACCGTTTTCTTTACAGCAGTTATGGCTTTCTTAGCCAGCGCTTATGCACTTTTTACCGTTTTCGATTCTATTTATCCCGCTTTAATTTTTGGATTTGTATGGAGTTTGTTGATTTTCAATTTAGACCGATTCATCGTTTCTACTATTAAAAAAAGAGATCGTTTTCTAGATGAATTTCTACAGGCAACACCTCGTATTATATTGGCGGTTATTATTGCGATTGTTATTTCGAAACCTTTGGAAATTAAAATTTTCGAAAAAGAAATCAATACTGTTCTATTGAAAGAGAAAAATGAAATGGAATTGGCCAATAAAAAACAAATTGGGACTTATTTCAAAACAGATTTAGATAAAAATAAGGCCGAAATTGCTGCTCTAAAAGCTGACATTGTAAAGAAAGAAAAGGAAGTAAACGATTTGTATTCGGTTTATATTACCGAAGCCGAAGGAACTACCGGAACTAAGAAATTAGGAAAAGGACCAGTTTATAAAGAAAAACGCGAAAAACACGATGCCGCTTTAAAAGAATTCGAAACGCTGAAAAAGACAAACGAAGCCAAAATTGCCGAAAAAGAGAAAGCAGGCGTACAGCTTCAAGCTGATCTAGATAAAAAAGTTTCGCAGACTCAGCCTATTATTGAGGGTTTCGACGGATTAATGGCACGTATTAATGCCTTGAACAAACTACCTTGGCTTCCGTCATTTTTCATTATGCTGTTGTTTTTAGCAATAGAAACTTCGCCGATTATCGCTAAATTATTAGCTCCAAAAGGAGAATTCGATTTCAAGCAGGAAGAAGCCGAAACCGCAATGAAAGCGACTTTGGAACAAAATAAATACCAACGCGAATTATTAGTGAAAACCAGTGCAGAAATGCATGATAGAGTATACGCTGATATTGCAGAAGATAAAGGATTATTTGATTTACAGCGAAAGAATGCAAAAGAGTTATTGGAATTGCAATCACATAAATTTGTAGAAAAACAGAAAGCGACTTTGTAA
- the ruvC gene encoding crossover junction endodeoxyribonuclease RuvC, with protein sequence MTKERIILGIDPGTTIMGFGLIKVTNKKMEFLQLNELQLSKYDNHYQKLKIIFERTIELIETHCPDEIAIEAPFFGKNVQSMLKLGRAQGVAMAAGLSRDIPITEYEPKKIKMAITGNGNASKEQVAKMLQQLLGLKELPKNLDSTDGLAAAVCHFFNSGKVVVGKSYSGWDAFVKQNEERVKK encoded by the coding sequence TTGACAAAAGAACGCATCATATTAGGTATTGACCCTGGAACCACAATTATGGGTTTTGGATTGATTAAAGTCACCAATAAAAAAATGGAATTTCTGCAATTAAACGAATTGCAGCTTTCCAAATACGATAATCATTACCAAAAATTAAAAATCATTTTTGAACGAACTATCGAATTAATCGAAACGCATTGTCCTGATGAAATTGCGATTGAAGCGCCTTTCTTTGGCAAAAACGTACAATCGATGTTAAAGCTTGGTCGTGCACAAGGCGTTGCCATGGCGGCGGGACTTTCAAGAGATATTCCGATTACAGAATACGAACCTAAAAAGATAAAAATGGCGATTACCGGAAACGGAAATGCCAGTAAAGAACAGGTTGCCAAAATGCTCCAACAGCTTTTAGGTTTAAAAGAATTACCAAAAAACCTCGATTCAACAGATGGTTTAGCTGCTGCAGTTTGTCATTTCTTTAATTCAGGAAAAGTAGTGGTTGGAAAAAGTTATTCAGGATGGGATGCTTTTGTGAAACAAAATGAGGAACGAGTTAAGAAATAG
- a CDS encoding DUF937 domain-containing protein produces the protein MTPNLQIELRRFISSNVVSKLNKFYFENDALLIKGIDVSIGTILMGLYNKAEEADFYTEIVSMMKEDSTFYQEIDFNAGRILSVDDCYRLEGNTYLKELFTNKKGRISEMVSNEVGIKSETAREILNFSALLVMSYLRNNLQLLESLKLLLEDQKRDILNSIPPGIKIILGFSCHETVEEKSQSMGRSIFTLFGHNFFSF, from the coding sequence ATGACCCCAAACCTACAAATTGAACTTAGACGTTTTATTTCATCTAATGTTGTCTCCAAGTTAAACAAGTTTTATTTTGAAAATGATGCTCTTTTGATAAAGGGAATTGATGTCTCAATCGGTACAATTCTAATGGGACTCTACAACAAAGCCGAAGAAGCTGATTTCTACACTGAAATAGTCTCGATGATGAAAGAAGATTCGACTTTTTATCAGGAAATCGATTTTAATGCAGGCAGAATCTTATCAGTTGACGACTGCTACCGTTTAGAAGGAAACACTTATCTAAAAGAACTGTTCACAAATAAAAAAGGAAGAATTTCAGAAATGGTTTCAAATGAAGTTGGAATCAAAAGCGAAACAGCCAGAGAAATACTTAACTTCTCAGCACTTCTAGTAATGTCTTACTTAAGAAATAATCTTCAATTATTAGAAAGCCTAAAATTACTTCTTGAAGATCAAAAAAGAGATATCTTAAACAGTATTCCGCCCGGAATCAAAATTATCCTTGGTTTCTCATGTCACGAAACAGTCGAAGAAAAAAGCCAGTCTATGGGAAGATCAATTTTTACACTTTTCGGACACAATTTCTTTAGTTTCTAA
- a CDS encoding MmcQ/YjbR family DNA-binding protein gives MNLETFYEYCLSKKGASEHFPFDEDTLVFKVGGKMFALSSLSQWEKSEQSVNLKCDPDRAQELRAEYDEIQLGFHMSKVHWNTIALNGNLPVKFVKELIDHSYDLVFKSLTKKIQNEIIDSR, from the coding sequence ATGAATTTAGAAACGTTTTACGAATATTGTCTATCGAAAAAAGGGGCTAGCGAGCATTTTCCTTTTGATGAAGACACTTTGGTTTTTAAAGTAGGCGGAAAAATGTTTGCTTTATCTTCTTTATCCCAATGGGAAAAAAGCGAACAGTCGGTCAATTTAAAATGCGATCCCGACCGCGCACAGGAACTCAGAGCAGAATATGACGAAATACAACTTGGATTTCATATGAGTAAAGTGCATTGGAATACGATTGCTTTAAACGGAAATTTACCTGTAAAATTTGTCAAGGAATTGATTGATCATTCGTATGATTTGGTTTTCAAAAGTTTGACAAAGAAAATTCAGAATGAAATTATTGACTCGAGGTAA
- the hemW gene encoding radical SAM family heme chaperone HemW yields MSGIYIHIPFCKQACHYCDFHFSTSMKKKDEMVLALAKEIGMRKNELLDSARSDNEIIETIYFGGGTPSVLSNDEINFLISEVYKNYKVVKNPEITLEANPDDLSAERIFELSKSPINRLSIGIQSFYEEDLQLMNRAHNSAEAKKCLVEATKYFDNISLDLIYGIPGLSDEMWRQNVQTALDFGIPHISSYALTVEPKTALSKLIQTGKIAEPQDEVASNHFMILVDTLQKNGFIHYELSNFGKENYFSKNNSAYWLGKKYIGIGPSAHSYDGVKRGWNIANNALYLKAIQNNELPIETEVLTISDRYNEYIMTGLRTIWGVSLERIEKEFGSEYLNYLKKQSQKFLNDDLLSIKDNILKPTPKGKFLTDGIASDLFYLNLED; encoded by the coding sequence ATGAGCGGCATCTACATTCACATACCATTCTGCAAGCAAGCTTGTCATTATTGCGACTTTCATTTTTCGACTTCGATGAAAAAGAAAGACGAGATGGTTTTGGCTTTGGCCAAAGAAATTGGAATGCGTAAAAATGAGCTTCTCGACTCCGCTCGAAGTGATAATGAGATAATAGAAACCATCTATTTTGGTGGTGGAACTCCTTCTGTGTTATCAAATGACGAAATCAACTTTTTAATTTCAGAAGTTTATAAAAATTATAAAGTTGTAAAAAATCCTGAAATTACGCTTGAAGCCAATCCAGATGATTTATCTGCAGAACGAATCTTTGAATTATCAAAAAGTCCAATAAATCGTCTAAGCATTGGAATTCAGTCTTTTTATGAAGAGGATTTACAGCTGATGAACCGCGCTCATAATTCGGCGGAAGCCAAAAAATGCTTGGTAGAAGCAACCAAATATTTCGATAATATTTCATTGGATTTGATTTACGGGATTCCTGGATTGAGTGATGAAATGTGGAGACAGAACGTTCAAACAGCTTTGGATTTCGGTATTCCGCATATTTCAAGTTATGCTTTGACAGTTGAACCGAAAACAGCTTTAAGCAAATTAATTCAAACCGGAAAAATAGCTGAACCGCAAGATGAAGTGGCTTCGAATCACTTCATGATTTTGGTGGATACGCTTCAAAAAAATGGCTTTATTCATTACGAATTATCCAATTTTGGTAAAGAGAATTATTTCTCCAAAAACAATTCGGCTTATTGGCTCGGCAAAAAATATATCGGAATCGGGCCTTCGGCACATAGTTATGACGGCGTAAAAAGAGGCTGGAATATTGCTAATAATGCATTGTATTTAAAAGCAATTCAAAACAATGAACTTCCTATTGAAACTGAGGTTTTAACGATTTCAGATCGTTATAATGAATATATTATGACAGGATTACGAACCATTTGGGGTGTTTCTTTGGAAAGAATTGAAAAGGAATTTGGTTCGGAATATTTGAATTATCTGAAAAAACAATCTCAAAAATTCTTAAACGACGATCTGCTTTCCATTAAAGATAATATTTTAAAACCAACTCCAAAAGGAAAATTTTTAACGGATGGAATTGCTTCAGATTTATTTTATTTAAATTTGGAAGACTAA
- a CDS encoding GNAT family N-acetyltransferase, giving the protein MITVSTDKTKLDVPFIQNFLKDIYWAAGRTIEEVQRTIDASVCFGIYLDDKQIGFARVITDYVVFAYLMDVFIDKEHRGKGYSSILIETMMKEPQLQEVKIWRLATTDAHFLYEKFGFTKLNHPEKMMEKIIK; this is encoded by the coding sequence ATGATTACTGTTTCAACAGATAAAACCAAACTCGACGTTCCGTTTATACAAAACTTCCTAAAAGATATTTATTGGGCTGCCGGACGAACTATTGAAGAAGTCCAGCGCACCATTGATGCTTCGGTTTGTTTTGGAATTTATTTAGATGACAAACAAATTGGCTTTGCACGTGTGATTACCGATTATGTCGTTTTTGCCTATTTAATGGATGTTTTTATTGATAAAGAACATCGCGGAAAAGGCTATTCGTCAATTCTAATTGAAACAATGATGAAGGAACCACAATTACAAGAAGTCAAAATCTGGCGATTGGCGACAACTGATGCTCACTTTTTATATGAAAAATTCGGATTTACAAAACTGAATCATCCTGAAAAGATGATGGAAAAAATAATCAAATGA